In Aspergillus flavus chromosome 3, complete sequence, one genomic interval encodes:
- a CDS encoding permease of the major facilitator superfamily gives MDSGGKEAVGNVQRAVVEDTKVVLKATDERILWDEKQSRAVVRKFDLRLLSLFTVINLFSFIDRVNIGNARLLGLEKDLGLSGLRFNIALMCLFVSYCVVELPSNILCKIVGGHIYIPTLVLCFGIITMLTSLVEQKGGLYACRFLLGVFEGGISPGLVFMLALFYRRHELGVRTSIYISASSASGAFGGLLAIGLSRIPDWGLIHTWRNIFFFEGLVSVILAVVAFISIPSGPETARFLTESQKQVAVDRMRIDSAGTTEHSRTTFRHVVQGLTTPPIVFCALGFFFGNTCAQSFSLFSPSIISAMGYTKELAQLLSVGPYAAACVISIVVGYVSDRYHSRGWVIFATVPFGIAGMGMLEFLPTSMPGAKYGALYLAAPGIYAFLPLWLAWAVNNAATPTVKAASAGLVFTVGSLGGILAPWVYLPGDAPNYRTGHAIMFAFLFGSWVICIGMIIYIKWENRAREMGKRDNVLEGLGLEEQLELSSRHPAFRYAV, from the exons ATGGATTCGGGAGGTAAAGAGGCGGTCGGGAATGTGCAGCGGGCGGTTGTGGAGGACACCAAAGTTGTTTTGAAAGCTACAGACGAGCGGATTCTGTGGGACGAAAAGCAATCCCGGGCTGTCGTACGCAAGTTTGACTTACGATTGCTAAGTCTTTTCACCGTCATTAACCTGTTCAGCTTCATCGATCGAGTTAATATCGGTAATGCGCGTTTACTGGGGCTAGAGAAGGATCTGGGATTGTCCGGGCTGCGCTTCAACATTGCGCTGATGTGCCTTTTCGTGTCGTATTGTGTTGTGGAGTTACCTTCAAACATTCTGTGTAAAATCGTCGGGGGACATATCTATATCCCTACGCTTGTGCTTTGCTTCGGCATCATTACGATGCTCACTTCGCTAGTGGAGCAGAAAGGCGGCCTGTACGCCTGTCGCTTCCTCCTGGGAGTCTTTGAGGGCGGTATATCCCCAGGATTGGTCTTTATGTTGGCCTTATT CTACCGCCGGCATGAATTGGGTGTCCGAACAAGCATCTATATCTCTGCATCTTCAGCAAGTGGTGCTTTCGGTGGTCTTTTAGCGATTGGACTGTCCAGGATCCCTGACTGGGGTCTCATTCATACATGGAGaaacattttctttttcgag GGCCTAGTGTCCGTCATTCTTGCGGTCGTCGCGTTTATTTCCATTCCGAGTGGCCCAGAAACCGCGCGATTCTTAACAGAATCTCAAAAGCAAGTGGCAGTGGATAGAATGCGGATTGACTCTGCTGGAACGACTGAACATTCGCGGACTACGTTTCGCCATGTTGTCCAGGGTCTGACAACACCGCCTATAGTTTTCTGCGCCTTAGGGTTCTTCTTTGGAAA CACCTGCGCTCAATCCTTCTCACTGTTTTCGCCTTCTATCATTAGCGCCATGGGTTATACCAAGGAGCTGGCTCAGCTATTATCAGTTGGACCTTAC GCTGCCGCTTGTGTGATATCCATTGTGGTCGGCTATGTCTCCGACCGTTATCATAGCCGTGGCTGGGTGATCTTCGCCACCGTTCCGTTCGGGATCGCTGGCATGGGCATGCTCGAATTCCTCCCAACTTCCATGCCGGGTGCGAAGTACGGAGCCTTGTACCTTGCTGCACCGGGCATCTATGCCTTTCTGCCTCTCTGGCTCGCGTGGGCTGTGAATAATGCCGCAACGCCGACCGTGAAAGCGGCCTCGGCGGGTTTAGTCTTCACCGTCGGGTCGCTCGGCGGAATTCTCGCACCCTGGGTCTATTTGCCTGGAGATGCGCCGAACTACCGCACGGGTCATGCAATCATGTTTGCCTTTCTATTTGGGAGCTGGGTGATATGTATTGGCatgataatatatatcaaatgGGAGAACCGGGCCAGAGAAATGGGAAAGCGGGATAATGTGCTGGAAGGATTGGGGCTTGAGGAGCAATTGGAGCTGAGTAGTCGACATCCAGCATTTCGTTATGCTGTCTAG
- a CDS encoding putative 2-hydroxyhepta-2,4-diene-1,7-dioate isomerase — protein sequence MVPSARYKQPAHVVMEKVDTSSFSKPALNVFASTPQSTQAEVRARLVRFLPSASEADKEKYFIRLSQVTNHLPMETANFSDFYCSLEHARNCSEIMGLEVNPNWYYIPSVYNGRTSSLRVSGQPIRRPWGVISGPGASSQATWSRSKRLDFELEMGVFLAKPLPAGQILDIRNAKEHVFGFVILNDWSARDIQGFEMAPLGPFHSKGFGTTISPWIITIEALSPVECPVSIPQSPPPLPHLAWKGDSSNATWDIELSARILTGKGKTYHVTSTNLKDLYWTPYQQLTHLASAGEGLSTGDIFGTGTISNDRLNGVGEKSGLACLLERILPKNRLACMEIDGLEYLEDGDEVVIEGWCFHPQSGTYFGFGECRAALVPALDQ from the exons ATGGTGCCTTCAGCAAGGTACAAACAACCCGCCCATGTTGTTATGGAAAAGGTTGACACATCATCTTTCTCGAAGCCTGCTCTGAATGTCTTCGCATCAACCCCCCAATCCACGCAAGCCGAAGTGAGAGCGCGTCTAGTTCGGTTTCTTCCGAGCGCAAGTGAAGCCGATAAGGAAAAATACTTCATTCGCTTGTCGCAAGTGACGAACCATTTGCCCATGGAGACGGCGAACTTCTCCGATTTTTACTGTTCGCTCGAGCATGCAAGAAAC TGCTCAGAAATCATGGGCCTCGAAGTCAACCCGAACTGGTATTACATTCCCTCAGTCTACAACGGCCGCACATCCAGTCTCAGAGTATCGGGCCAGCCTATCCGCCGACCCTGGGGTGTCATATCGGGTCCAGGTGCATCCTCTCAGGCGACGTGGTCACGAAGCAAGAGGCTCGACTTCGAGCTCGAGATGGGTGTATTCTTGGCGAAGCCTCTGCCGGCTGGTCAGATCCTCGACATCCGGAACGCTAAGGAGCATGTCTTTGGTTTTGTTATTCTGAATGACTGGTCGGCGAGAGATATCCAAGGATTCGAAATGGCTCCTCTTGGTCCATTCCACAGTAAAGGATTTGGAACCACGATCTCACCGTGGATCATCACGATCGAGGCCCTGTCGCCCGTAGAATGTCCCGTATCTATTCCGCAGAGCCCGCCACCCTTACCCCATTTGGCCTGGAAAGGAGATAGCTCAAATGCTACGTGGGATATTGAGTTGTCCGCGAGGATACTGA caggaaaagggaagacgTATCATGTAACCTCCACTAATCTGAAAGACCTATACTGGACGCCGTATCAGCAGCTCACCCATCTCGCGAGCGCTGGAGAAGGTCTTTCCACAGGAGATATATTTGGCACGGGTACTATCTCAAACGAT CGACTCAATGGGGTCGGCGAGAAGTCTGGTCTGGCCTGTCTTCTGGAAAGGATACTGCCTAAGAATAGACTAGCATGTATGGAGATAGACGGACTTGAGTATCTAGAAGATGGGGATGAGGTCGTTATAGAAGGGTGGTGCTTTCATCCACAGAGCGGTACATATTTTGGATTCGGCGAATGTCGAGCTGCGCTTGTGCCAGCGTTGGATCAGTGA
- a CDS encoding uncharacterized protein (of unknown function-domain containing protein) has product MTIIRSTAPSLQGYKVVSHQRTQDEFGEQGLDNNQDYSANLNEKRHMTPTKGSLYPYDRIKDKRDESTHSSESFWATTGRPFVRWMFTPIGFLITIYGLNIVAWGGMLFLLMCNAAPAMCHPNCDSVDAPRRIWIEIDSQILNALFCVTGFGLAPWRIRDLYFWGLWRLSRSERSRQKGLVRLADIHSSWFLRPQGIVNMLPTTSSSAKLEVAHLRPTALWKMDVVVWGNMLNTVFQICLALCMWTMNRLNRPSWTTGLFVCLACLVVGIAGLVTWWEQRRIKKDRGQEAVSLTAEGPIDAKPQPAT; this is encoded by the exons ATGACGATCATACGGTCAACAGCTCCTTCCCTGCAAGGCTATAAAGTCGTCAGCCATCAGAGGACACAAGATGAATTCGGGGAGCAAGGGTTGGACAACAATCAAGACTATAGCGCAAATTTAAACGAGAAACGCCATATGACCCCCACGAAGGGCTCGCTTTATCCATACGATCGA ATAAAGGACAAACGCGATGAATCCACACACTCCTCTGAAAGCTTCTGGGCAACGACCGGTCGTCCCTTTGTGCGCTGGATGTTCACACCCATAGGTTTCTTGATAACTATCTACGGGTTGAATATTGTTGCTTGGGGAGGCATGCTGTTTCTCCTAATGTGCAATGCCGCGCCGGCGATGTGTCACCCCAACTGTGACAGCGTTGATGCTCCGCGCCGAATCTGGATCGAGATCGACTCTCAAATCCTGAACGCTCTGTTCTGTGTGACGGGATTTGGGCTGGCGCCCTGGCGCATTCGCGACCTCTATTTTTGGGGGTTATGGCGACTAAGTCGCTCTGAGCGAAGTCGTCAAAAAGGGCTCGTTCGTCTCGCAGACATCCATTCAAGTTGGTTCCTTCGGCCTCAGGGGATAGTGAACATGCTTCCCActacatcttcttcggccAAATTGGAGGTGGCACATCTCAGGCCAACTGCGCTCTGGAAAATGGACGTCGTTGTGTGGGGGAACATGCTCAACACCGTCTTCCAGATCTGTCTAGCCTTATGTATGTGGACGATGAATCGATTGAATCGGCCGAGCTGGACCACAGGTCTATTCGTTTGCCTGGCCTGCCTCGTCGTTGGCATCGCAGGGCTGGTGACATGGTGGGAGCAAAGGCGAATAAAGAAAGATCGAGGGCAAGAAGCGGTTTCATTGACCGCCGAAGGTCCCATAGATGCTAAGCCTCAGCCTGCGACGTGA
- a CDS encoding thioesterase-like superfamily-domain-containing protein, protein MSPSHSEIFEKAIKVTPLTSHTYSAHLHQDWCIGNVPHGGYTTAILYRLTTTHFARSDASPYRSKPVLPISFQLSFVRATQVGPATLSVQEVKLGARTSTIQVTLSQDAASKGPQTKVVGYITVSPVETDQKGPVVNGNSILYPNPPSGSKPDGGIDFAALAETGRDGEWTRFPTIPAMAVSQHTELYGALPASTVQERIKTTVDQWARFRPGGQVPARWTNEALMCLLDLFPMALDRLGAMATSAWTSTNDPEDRQDRSPGPFWFPTVSFNVDLKKSIPNEGAAWLHSRVVTQTLRAGRADLSVEIFDENGELIAISSQVCMVVGFDRNLKNGKRARPAQGKL, encoded by the exons ATGTCTCCTTCGCATTCCGAAATATTCGAGAAAGCAATCAAAGTCACCCCCCTGACTTCGCATACATACTCGGCGCATTTACACCAGGACTGGTGTATCGGGAATG TCCCTCATGGAGGTTATACGACAGCCATCCTGTACCGCCTGACCACCACGCATTTCGCTCGATCCGATGCATCGCCCTACCGATCCAAACCCGTCCTACCGATCTCCTTTCAATTGAGCTTTGTACGGGCGACACAAGTCGGACCAGCCACGTTGAGCGTTCAAGAGGTCAAATTAGGTGCGCGAACGAGCACCATCCAAGTAACGCTGTCGCAGGATGCGGCGTCTAAAGGACCGCAAACCAAAGTGGTGGGATACATAACGGTTAGTCCCGTGGAGACAGATCAAAAGGGCCCCGTGGTGAACGGAAATTCGATCCTTTATCCAAACCCCCCCTCAGGTTCAAAACCGGACGGTGGGATCGACTTCGCGGCCCTGGCGGAAACAGGTAGAGATGGCGAATGGACACGATTCCCCACGATTCCCGCCATGGCAGTTTCTCAACATACGGAGCTCTATGGCGCCCTGCCAGCCTCCACTGTGCAGGAGCGCATCAAGACCACAGTGGATCAGTGGGCGAGATTTCGCCCCGGTGGCCAGGTTCCTGCCCGATGGACGAATGAGGCGTTGATGTGCTTACTCGATCTATTTCCGATGGCGTTGGATAGACTTGGTGCGATGGCAACTTCCGCCTGGACTAGTACAAACGACCCAGAAGACAGACAGGATCGGTCACCGGGTCCCTTCTGGTTCCCCACGGTTTCTTTCAACGTGGACTTGAAGAAATCGATACCAAATGAGGGAGCTGCCTGGTTACATAGCCGTGTGGTCACTCAGACTTTGCGCGCTGGACGGGCTGATCTTAGTGTGGAAATCTTTGATGAGAATGGAGAGTTAATTGCCATCAGCTCTCAGGTTTGCATGGTAGTCGGATTCGATCGGAATTTGAAGAATGGGAAACGCGCCCGGCCAGCACAAGGGAAATTGTAA
- a CDS encoding purple acid phosphatase (acid phosphatase, putative) produces MLNLQSFGIVLPLLAGTALAAVSYPPIPEDLTTPYQQRLAIYGPNAISVGWNTYEKLNQSCVQYGTSKDKLDAQACSSTSSTYATSRTYSNAVVLTGLTPATTYYYKIVSTNSTVDQFLSPRSPGDTTPFNLDVVIDLGVFGQDGYTITSNNAKKSSIPSIDPALNHTTIGRLAETVDDYEFIIHPGDFAYADDWYLKPKNLLDGKDAYQAILEQFYDQLAPISGRKPYLVSPGNHEAACGEIPYTTGLCPLGQRNFTAYMHRYDETMPSAFTSSSTNTTAQRLATKAQSLAQPPFWYSFEYGMAHIVMINTETDFPSAPDGQDGSAKLDSGPFGQDGQQLAFLEADLASVDRTVTPWVIVAGHRPWYSTGSSSNICEPCQEAFEALFYKYGVDLGVFGHVHNSQRFLPVYNNTADPNGMNDPAAPMYIVAGGAGNIEGLSSVGSKPSYTEFVYADDYSYSTLRILDANNLQVDFIRSSTGEVLDSSKLYKSHKEQFVVQ; encoded by the exons ATGTTGAACTTGCAGTCATTTGGCATAGTGCTGCCACTGCTGGCAGGCACTGCACTGGCAGCTGTTAGTTATCCACCAATTCCCGAGGATCTGACAACCCCTTATCAACAACGCCTCGCGATCTATGGTCCAAATG CCATCTCGGTGGGTTGGAATACCTATGAGAAGCTGAACCAAAGCTGTGTTCAGTATGGTACTTCAAAGGATAAGCTAGACGCGCAGGCCTGCTCTTCGACTTCGTCAACTTATGCAACCTCTCGGACATACTCCAATGCTGTTGTCCTCACGGGCTTGACCCCAGCAACAACCTACTACTATAAGATTGTTTCCACAAACTCTACTGTAGATCAATTCCTCAGTCCTCGCAGCCCCGGCGATACCACACCCTTCAACCTCGATGTAGTCATCGACCTTGGGGTCTTTGGCCAAGATGGCTACACCATCACCTCCAACAACGCTAAGAAGAGCAGTATTCCATCTATCGATCCGGCGCTGAACCATACTACCATTGGCCGCTTGGCTGAAACCGTCGATGACTATGAATTTATCATTCATCCTGGTGATTTTGCCTACGCTGATGATTGGTACCTAAAGCCAAAGAATCTGTTGGACGGCAAAGATGCCTACCAGGCAATCCTGGAGCAGTTCTACGACCAGCTGGCCCCTATTAGTGGGCGCAAGCCTTATCTGGTTTCCCCAGGGAACCACGAAGCGGCCTGTGGAGAGATCCCCTATACAACTGGTCTCTGTCCCCTAGGACAGCGTAATTTCACTGCGTACATGCATCGGTATGACGAGACCATGCCCAGTGCCTTTACGTCCTCATCCACAAACACCACCGCCCAAAGACTGGCCACAAAAGCCCAGAGTCTCGCCCAGCCACCATTCTGGTACTCATTCGAGTACGGAATGGCGCATATTGTCATGATCAATACCGAGACTGACTTCCCCTCAGCACCAGATGGACAGGATGGGTCTGCCAAGTTAGATAGCGGGCCATTTGGTCAGGACGGTCAACAGCTGGCATTTCTCGAGGCCGACCTCGCCAGTGTCGACCGGACCGTGACACCTTGGGTTATTGTTGCCGGACACAGGCCGTGGTACTCCACTGGTTCCAGTTCCAACATCTGCGAGCCCTGTCAAGAAGCCTTCGAGGCGCTATTCTATAAGTACGGTGTTGACCTCGGAGTCTTTGGCCACGTGCACAACTCTCAACGCTTCTTGCCCGTCTACAATAACACTGCGGATCCCAATGGTATGAATGATCCGGCAGCTCCTATGTACATTGTcgctggtggtgctggtaACATCGAGGGCCTCAGCTCGGTTGGGTCGAAGCCGTCGTACACTGAGTTTGTTTACGCCGATGACTATAGTTACAGTACTCTCCGGATCCTTGATGCAAACAATCTCCAGGTGGACTTTATCCGTTCGTCCACCGGAGAGGTTCTCGACTCGAGCAAGCTGTATAAGAGTCACAAGGAGCAGTTTGTTGTGCAGTGA
- a CDS encoding putative monooxygenase: protein MALRPCKVLIVGGGIAGLALALMLERNAVDYLLLEAYPKIVTDVGAGICMMPNGLRVLDQLSCYEDLLRHTQNPVSSISFRDLGGELLGSLDGSLFNERYGYHALWMDRKALLEALYSYISDKSKLLTQKRVATVEHAEDCVEVTTTDGSIYRGDILVGADGTHSCIRQEMVRLASSLGLQDDYDDKTPATYSCIFGVSTGVSEISQGCLDFVVNEQSSYIIGSGPDNRTYWFLMSHMGKTFYGPNIPRLDEKEQDALAQKHWNDHITPDVRFSELYKNRISTIYTPMRECVDRNWHLNRVMLIGDAVHKMLPSTGQGGSQAVESAAALTNSLMEVLSQPSSLGAPSMTELHSIFQKVQDLRAPRLSQMMQTAHARQQMDGMETPELRDTILNKFPKLLPGVVLQRWDATFLPAVSLRMLDVPARPRALTFHDERRNERSTGEMSKI from the exons ATGGCTCTCCGTCCGTGCAAGGTCCTAATCGTGGGAGGCGGTATCGCCGGTCTCGCTCTTGCCCTTATGCTGGAAAGGAATGCCGTTGACTATCTGTTACTTGAGGCATACCCGAAGATTGTGACAGACGTCGGGGCTGGTATCTGCATGATGCCTAACGGTCTCCGAGTCCTTGATCAGCTGAGCTGCTATGAGGATTTACTCCGTCATACCCAGAATCCAGTCAGTAGTATATCCTTTCGAGATCTAGGGGGGGAGCTACTAGGCTCCCTAGACGGATCGCTATTCAATGAAAG ATATGGTTATCATGCTCTGTGGATGGACCGCAAGGCGCTGCTCGAGGCTCTTTACAGCTATATCTCAGACAAATCGAAGTTGTTGACTCAAAAGCGTGTCGCAACGGTTGAACACGCCGAGGACTGCGTTGAGGTCACCACGACAGATGGATCAATATACCGCGGCGACATTCTCGTCGGAGCCGATGGGACGCACTCCTGTATCAGACAGGAAATGGTTCGGTTGGCAAGCAGCCTTGGGCTCCAGGACGATTATGATGACAAGACCCCTGCAACCTATTCCTGTATCTTCGGCGTGTCCACTGGAGTTTCTGAAATCTCCCAAGGCTGTCTTGACTTTGTAGTAAATGAGCAATCCTCATACATTATCGGCAGTGGACCCGATAACCGGACGTACTGGTTTCTCATGTCCCACATGGGGAAGACATTCTACGGACCCAATATCCCTCGCTTAgatgaaaaagaacaagacgCCCTCGCTCAAAAACACTGGAACGATCACATTACTCCAGATGTGCGATTCTCAGAACTCTACAAGAACAGGATATCGACAATATACACTCCTATGCGTGAATGTGTGGACAGAAATTGGCACTTGAACCGCGTCATGCTCATCGGAGATGCTGTTCACAAG ATGCTTCCTAGCACCGGACAAGGAGGAAGCCAAGCTGTCGAGAGCGCAGCGGCGCTGACCAACAGCCTCATGGAGGTTTTATCGCAACCGTCCTCTTTGGGCGCACCATCCATGACGGAACTTCACAGCATCTTTCAGAAGGTCCAGGATCTCCGCGCCCCGAGATTGTCTCAAATGATGCAGACGGCCCATGCTCGGCAGCAAATGGACGGTATGGAGACTCCGGAACTTAgagatactattttaaaCAAGTTCCCTAAATTATTACCGGGAGTCGTGCTGCAGCGATGGGATGCGACCTTTCTCCCGGCGGTCTCGTTGAGAATGCTTGACGTTCCTGCTAGACCTAGAGCCCTTACATTCCATGACGAGAGGCGGAATGAAAGATCTACTGGAGAGATGTCGAAAATATAG